The Primulina tabacum isolate GXHZ01 chromosome 16, ASM2559414v2, whole genome shotgun sequence genome window below encodes:
- the LOC142530082 gene encoding uncharacterized protein LOC142530082 isoform X3 has protein sequence MLLFGSTSTIWSVICPIGGKLPTRSKSISLAYTSVATGKQIAAAIAAVATTALVLSAGKGEVAGPQQQEETLSNIPQTLSSECTAEPKDCKRRYKIQRPKSRKAESCTSKCTTVCMQGGFGSPGEGPFSIRRPLVVFKDGFRSRKYCLSECSDICNLIGDGDDDGP, from the exons ATGCTACTCTTTGGCTCGACGTCCACCATATGGTCGGTGATATGCCCCATCGGAGGTAAATTGCCAACAAGAAGCAAATCTATTTCTTTAGCTTACACAAGCGTTGCCACAGGCAAGCAAATAGCTGCCGCCATAGCTGCAGTCGCCACCACCGCATTGGTTTTGTCTGCGGGCAAAGGTGAGGTGGCGGGCCCGCAACAGCAGGAGGAGACTCTGTCGAACATACCACAAACTTTGTCCAGCGAGTGCACTGCTGAACCGAAGGATTGCAAAAGGAGGTATAAAATCCAAAGGCCCAAGTCAAGAAAAGCCGAGAGTTGCACCAGTAAATGTACTACCGTTTGCATGCAGGGTGGGTTTGGTTCTCCTGGCGAAGGCCCTTTCAGTATTAGGAG ACCTCTGGTTGTTTTCAAGGACGGATTCCGGAGTCGTAAATATTG CCTTTCCGAGTGCTCTGATATTTGTAATTTGATTGGAGATGGTGATGATGATGGACCCTGA
- the LOC142530082 gene encoding uncharacterized protein LOC142530082 isoform X2: MLLFGSTSTIWSVICPIGGKLPTRSKSISLAYTSVATGKQIAAAIAAVATTALVLSAGKGEVAGPQQQEETLSNIPQTLSSECTAEPKDCKRRYKIQRPKSRKAESCTSKCTTVCMQGGFGSPGEGPFSIRRPLVVFKDGFRSRKYCSLSECSDICNLIGDGDDDGP; encoded by the exons ATGCTACTCTTTGGCTCGACGTCCACCATATGGTCGGTGATATGCCCCATCGGAGGTAAATTGCCAACAAGAAGCAAATCTATTTCTTTAGCTTACACAAGCGTTGCCACAGGCAAGCAAATAGCTGCCGCCATAGCTGCAGTCGCCACCACCGCATTGGTTTTGTCTGCGGGCAAAGGTGAGGTGGCGGGCCCGCAACAGCAGGAGGAGACTCTGTCGAACATACCACAAACTTTGTCCAGCGAGTGCACTGCTGAACCGAAGGATTGCAAAAGGAGGTATAAAATCCAAAGGCCCAAGTCAAGAAAAGCCGAGAGTTGCACCAGTAAATGTACTACCGTTTGCATGCAGGGTGGGTTTGGTTCTCCTGGCGAAGGCCCTTTCAGTATTAGGAG ACCTCTGGTTGTTTTCAAGGACGGATTCCGGAGTCGTAAATATTG CAGCCTTTCCGAGTGCTCTGATATTTGTAATTTGATTGGAGATGGTGATGATGATGGACCCTGA
- the LOC142530082 gene encoding uncharacterized protein LOC142530082 isoform X4, translated as MLLFGSTSTIWSVICPIGGKLPTRSKSISLAYTSVATGKQIAAAIAAVATTALVLSAGKGEVAGPQQQEETLSNIPQTLSSECTAEPKDCKRRYKIQRPKSRKAESCTSKCTTVCMQGGFGSPGEGPFSIRRPLVVFKDGFRSRKYWISVLRNHMLCQWGS; from the exons ATGCTACTCTTTGGCTCGACGTCCACCATATGGTCGGTGATATGCCCCATCGGAGGTAAATTGCCAACAAGAAGCAAATCTATTTCTTTAGCTTACACAAGCGTTGCCACAGGCAAGCAAATAGCTGCCGCCATAGCTGCAGTCGCCACCACCGCATTGGTTTTGTCTGCGGGCAAAGGTGAGGTGGCGGGCCCGCAACAGCAGGAGGAGACTCTGTCGAACATACCACAAACTTTGTCCAGCGAGTGCACTGCTGAACCGAAGGATTGCAAAAGGAGGTATAAAATCCAAAGGCCCAAGTCAAGAAAAGCCGAGAGTTGCACCAGTAAATGTACTACCGTTTGCATGCAGGGTGGGTTTGGTTCTCCTGGCGAAGGCCCTTTCAGTATTAGGAG ACCTCTGGTTGTTTTCAAGGACGGATTCCGGAGTCGTAAATATTG GATCTCTGTCCTTCGAAACCATATGCTATGTCAATGGGGTTCATAG
- the LOC142530082 gene encoding uncharacterized protein LOC142530082 isoform X1, with amino-acid sequence MLLFGSTSTIWSVICPIGGKLPTRSKSISLAYTSVATGKQIAAAIAAVATTALVLSAGKGEVAGPQQQEETLSNIPQTLSSECTAEPKDCKRRYKIQRPKSRKAESCTSKCTTVCMQGGFGSPGEGPFSIRRPLVVFKDGFRSRKYCRCSSSFNTIHVMGLNFIKLPKNCCK; translated from the exons ATGCTACTCTTTGGCTCGACGTCCACCATATGGTCGGTGATATGCCCCATCGGAGGTAAATTGCCAACAAGAAGCAAATCTATTTCTTTAGCTTACACAAGCGTTGCCACAGGCAAGCAAATAGCTGCCGCCATAGCTGCAGTCGCCACCACCGCATTGGTTTTGTCTGCGGGCAAAGGTGAGGTGGCGGGCCCGCAACAGCAGGAGGAGACTCTGTCGAACATACCACAAACTTTGTCCAGCGAGTGCACTGCTGAACCGAAGGATTGCAAAAGGAGGTATAAAATCCAAAGGCCCAAGTCAAGAAAAGCCGAGAGTTGCACCAGTAAATGTACTACCGTTTGCATGCAGGGTGGGTTTGGTTCTCCTGGCGAAGGCCCTTTCAGTATTAGGAG ACCTCTGGTTGTTTTCAAGGACGGATTCCGGAGTCGTAAATATTG TAGATGTAGCAGTTCTTTCAATACGATACATGTCATGGGATTGAACTTCATAAAGTTGCCAAAAAATTGCTGCAAGTGA